One stretch of Bombus terrestris chromosome 5, iyBomTerr1.2, whole genome shotgun sequence DNA includes these proteins:
- the LOC100648318 gene encoding uncharacterized protein LOC100648318 isoform X3, producing the protein MDRRGAFSISIVCLLIALVFASDTGNNPQKKTSLQTAEAASSPERRNASVSSVTLEDAIGPDSRGERERVERTETEQVEEDYEGEDEYEDELKAVAESHEAMSRDDTRNSNASTAASTGLVDGTSSGSKNFDSREVITVNSSDEDVASNEAITDEIIDKYDQEVAELLKYKKERNSNHSEGNRMKTKRVPTVKKELSTQKEILIGSNETQVPKSLVPPDDPVNRLSEETDTIQRRNVESNEPVEWEDLGHSERSNGKSEIVEHNQYSGSKVNRPKKLDKRQETVLKDLKSYLLTEYANEEEQRQKLRELGAREDTLVENLLELLVKIAENPSRWERVQKLLANTENELKLSRKELDPAAKRSYESTSTLFPTTSESSNDSRKSRKKLKKKKKPKHRFSTTTLTSVPATPPLLTTTETPWQTTPVHWRLVAERLFGPPWQQDLQGETEKTTSPRYSVPQSSRSLPSIRELIEQNKSKSNTKSFPFDRNPILANEVGELGNQRPMRFGKIGTRQPGHVQPHREFTNVYDRPTDPGRVPDYDIPETYHRLRYNQLSPASREFLGRREEGYQGDFNVQSDGFSTDQEYEPRSRDFALSKSWPDLSYGYNPPWRPEERPLLPISSEKWSWRQPSNNAKYWSQRDSFLPVEQNYWPILDNEEGVEQEAQAEKMWQQQRAQHSWNRDRSNWPVEKPMKVAPSWQQGERPMKLYDRDQANSVWEKGKNRSEPNKSSMKQESKEKVVLPQITMKTWNSLTSDPATWPHKLPGAKPWPKDENGKSYNPNADLVKKLGLDKQNSGAWSKEEAEKSNGERKQKDEKQSRLFSSKEFSKEEKLPQTEASRYKSNDDRSNFSDYRTRSGESMKSWTMLSNSKNSKDWMKTENMQGDDSGAWRRKYEEKNSWTDEAALPKIQSVGAWVMAADQSTWKPYQIKAMEPSDENTSRRWSKPLGRANSEAKWTSKGSWPEKANDSWMDKSSITLWPDKTNVPEIWSEKSNKPGSWFAKTKDNAWASKGSNSDSWKVKGGEWLAKPESTSWISKMGDKNSWATRSGSWSTKSNESWTSKTNDNGSKFNEDSWPVKVKEEDSGDAWPKKSNEQNGWNGKGNELSPWQQKINDEWNYGKTSSTGTWPTKWKQFAYHRVTAMPISKPGTTADATSSKSKNAFVAVSAVSSPKYTGNEWRKNEEDPRNENGHADEAERTANQLQVGLERPIYAWKKDPGLRGGSTKSNSSDPLENQLEALRQIDFWPYKENEAEKRLASTSATTEITSQTPTNTSTTTTMHRRGGLITMNGLMETNRRTISMK; encoded by the exons ATACCGGGAACAATCCACAGAAGAAGACATCGTTGCAAACCGCAGAA GCTGCAAGCAGCCCTGAAAGAAGAAATGCGAGCGTGTCGAGCGTCACCCTGGAGGATGCGATTGGCCCTGACTCGCGAGGCGAGCGTGAGCGGGTGGAACGCACCGAGACCGAGCAGGTGGAGGAGGATTACGAGGGCGAGGACGAGTACGAGGACGAACTCAAGGCTGTAGCCGAGTCGCACGAGGCGATGTCGAGGGACGACACTAGGAATTCGAACGCGTCCACGGCAGCGTCCACTGGGTTGGTCGACGGGACGTCCTCCGGTTCCAAGAACTTTGACTCGCGGGAGGTGATCACCGTCAACAGTTCCGACGAGGATGTCGCATCGAACGAGGCAATCACCGACGAAATTATCGACAAGTATGACCAAGAG GTGGCCGAGCTGCTAAAGTACAAAAAGGAACGGAACTCTAACCACAGCGAGGGTAACCGCATGAAAACAAAGCGTGTTCCGACCGTAAAAAAGGAACTCAGCACGCAGAAAGAAATCCTGATCGGAAGTAACGAGACGCAGGTGCCGAAGAGTCTAGTGCCACCAGATGATCCAGTGAATCGTTTGAGCGAGGAAACAGATACGATTCAACGAAGAAACGTCGAATCTAACGAG CCGGTGGAGTGGGAGGATCTAGGACATTCGGAGAGATCGAATGGAAAAAGTGAAATCGTGGAACACAATCAATACTCGGGATCGAAAGTAAACAGGCCAAAGAAGTTGGACAAGAGGCAAGAAACAGTTTTGAAGGATCTAAAATCCTATTTGTTGACGGAATACGCGAACGAAGAGGAGCAACGCCAGAAACTTCGGGAACTGGGG GCTCGAGAAGACACGCTGGTGGAGAACTTGTTGGAACTTTTGGTGAAGATAGCTGAGAATCCAAGCCGATGGGAGCGGGTGCAGAAACTGCTTG CAAACACCGAGAACGAGCTGAAACTGTCTAGGAAGGAGTTGGATCCAGCAGCGAAACGCAGCTACGAGTCCACTTCTACTCTATTTCCAACCACTTCCGAATCTTCAAACGATTCGAGGAAGTCGCGgaagaaattgaagaagaagaagaaaccgaAGCATCGTTTCTCCACGACCACCTTAACATCTGTACCAGCAACGCCTCCGTTGTTGACCACCACAGAAACGCCCTGGCAAACGACTCCGGTTCACTGGCGTCTGGTAGCAGAGAGACTCTTTGGTCCACCCTGGCAACAAGATCTGCAGGGTGAAACCGAAAAAACCACAAGTCCGCGTTACTCTGTTCCACAGAGTTCCAGAAGCTTGCCTTCTATCAGAGAGTTGATCGAACAGAACAAGTCGAAAAGCAACACCAAGTCTTTCCCTTTCGATAGAAATCCAATTCTAGCGAACGAGGTTGGTGAACTTGGCAATCAAAGACCGATGCGGTTTGGCAAGATTGGAACTCGTCAGCCTGGTCACGTTCAACCACATAGGGAGTTCACAAACGTGTACGACAGGCCTACAG ACCCGGGACGTGTTCCAGACTACGACATACCGGAAACGTACCACCGACTACGATACAATCAGCTGTCACCGGCGTCGCGAGAGTTTCTAGGAAGACGCGAGGAGGGCTACCAAGGCGACTTCAATGTACAGTCTGATGGATTTTCTACCGATCAGGAGTACGAGCCGAGATCTCGAGATTTCGCTTTGAGCAAAAGTTGGCCGGATCTGTCGTACGGGTACAATCCACCATGGAGACCCGAGGAACGTCCTCTATTACCCATTTCGTCTGAGAAATGGTCTTGGAGGCAACCTTCGAACAACGCCAAGTATTGGTCGCAACGTGACAGCTTTTTACCAGTTGAACAGAATTATTGGCCCATTTTAGACAACGAAGAAGGCGTTGAACAGGAAGCTCAAGCCGAGAAAATGTGGCAACAGCAACGTGCTCAACATTCATGGAACAGAGACAGATCTAATTGGCCAGTGGAAAAACCTATGAAAGTTGCGCCTTCGTGGCAACAAGGAGAAAGGCCCATGAAACTATACGATCGAGATCAGGCAAACAGCGTGTGGGAGAAAGGTAAAAATCGCTCTGAACCTAATAAATCGTCTATGAAACAGGAGAGCAAGGAAAAAGTCGTGTTACCACAAATAACTATGAAAACCTGGAACAGCCTGACGTCTGATCCAGCTACATGGCCTCATAAGCTTCCTGGCGCTAAGCCGTGGCCGAAAGACGAGAATGGAAAGTCGTACAACCCGAACGCCGATTTGGTAAAGAAATTGGGCTTAGACAAGCAGAATAGCGGTGCTTGGTCGAAGGAAGAAGCCGAAAAGTCAAACGGAGAAAGAAAACAGAAGGACGAGAAACAGAGCAGGTTGTTCTCGTCGAAGGAGTTCTCGAAGGAAGAGAAGCTGCCTCAGACGGAAGCTTCCAGGTACAAATCGAACGACGATAGGAGCAATTTCAGCGACTATAGGACAAGATCCGGCGAGTCGATGAAATCATGGACGATGCtgtcgaattcgaaaaattctaaGGATTGGATGAAGACCGAGAATATGCAAGGAGATGATTCTGGCGCTTGGAGAAGGAAATACGAAGAGAAGAACTCGTGGACGGATGAAGCTGCTTTGCCCAAGATCCAATCGGTGGGTGCCTGGGTAATGGCGGCCGACCAATCTACTTGGAAGCCGTACCAGATCAAAGCGATGGAACCTTCCGATGAGAATACTTCTCGAAGGTGGAGCAAACCTCTCGGGAGAGCGAACAGCGAAGCCAAGTGGACGAGCAAGGGATCTTGGCCTGAAAAAGCCAACGACTCGTGGATGGACAAATCCAGTATAACTCTCTGGCCCGACAAGACGAACGTGCCCGAAATTTGGTCCGAGAAATCGAACAAACCAGGCTCGTGGTTCGCGAAAACGAAAGACAACGCTTGGGCGTCCAAGGGCAGCAACTCCGACTCCTGGAAGGTGAAAGGAGGAGAGTGGTTAGCCAAGCCAGAATCTACCTCTTGGATATCTAAAATGGGGGACAAGAATTCGTGGGCGACGAGAAGTGGCTCGTGGTCGACGAAGTCCAACGAATCTTGGACGTCCAAGACGAACGACAACGGGTCCAAGTTCAACGAAGATTCGTGGCCTGTGAAAGTCAAAGAGGAAGATTCTGGGGATGCTTGGCCAAAAAAATCCAACGAGCAGAATGGTTGGAACGGGAAGGGCAACGAACTCTCTCCGTGGCAGCAGAAAATCAACGATGAGTGGAATTACGGCAAGACGAGTTCGACAGGCACGTGGCCCACGAAATGGAAGCAATTCGCCTATCACAGGGTAACCGCCATGCCGATCTCCAAACCAGGTACCACGGCCGACGCAACCTCGTCGAAGTCAAAAAACGCGTTCGTCGCGGTGTCCGCGGTTTCTTCGCCCAAGTACACCGGAAACGAATggagaaagaacgaagaagacCCAAGGAACGAAAACGGTCACGCGGACGAGGCGGAACGAACGGCTAATCAACTCCAAGTGGGCCTGGAGCGACCTATTTATGCGTGGAAGAAGGATCCTGGGCTACGAGGCGGTTCGACGAAAAGCAATAGTAGCGACCCGCTGGAGAACCAGCTGGAAGCACTCAGGCAAATTGACTTCTGGCCCTACAAAGAGAACGAGGCCGAG AAGAGACTAGCATCAACGAGTGCAACCACGGAGATAACGTCCCAGACTCCAACCAACACCTCCACGACGACCACGATGCACCGCCGAGGTGGCCTGATCACAATGAACGGCCTGATGGAAACAAATCGACGGACCATCTCGATGAAATAG
- the LOC100648318 gene encoding uncharacterized protein LOC100648318 isoform X2: MDRRGAFSISIVCLLIALVFASESGTKQSGDTGNNPQKKTSLQTAEAASSPERRNASVSSVTLEDAIGPDSRGERERVERTETEQVEEDYEGEDEYEDELKAVAESHEAMSRDDTRNSNASTAASTGLVDGTSSGSKNFDSREVITVNSSDEDVASNEAITDEIIDKYDQEVAELLKYKKERNSNHSEGNRMKTKRVPTVKKELSTQKEILIGSNETQVPKSLVPPDDPVNRLSEETDTIQRRNVESNEPVEWEDLGHSERSNGKSEIVEHNQYSGSKVNRPKKLDKRQETVLKDLKSYLLTEYANEEEQRQKLRELGAREDTLVENLLELLVKIAENPSRWERVQKLLANTENELKLSRKELDPAAKRSYESTSTLFPTTSESSNDSRKSRKKLKKKKKPKHRFSTTTLTSVPATPPLLTTTETPWQTTPVHWRLVAERLFGPPWQQDLQGETEKTTSPRYSVPQSSRSLPSIRELIEQNKSKSNTKSFPFDRNPILANEVGELGNQRPMRFGKIGTRQPGHVQPHREFTNVYDRPTDYDIPETYHRLRYNQLSPASREFLGRREEGYQGDFNVQSDGFSTDQEYEPRSRDFALSKSWPDLSYGYNPPWRPEERPLLPISSEKWSWRQPSNNAKYWSQRDSFLPVEQNYWPILDNEEGVEQEAQAEKMWQQQRAQHSWNRDRSNWPVEKPMKVAPSWQQGERPMKLYDRDQANSVWEKGKNRSEPNKSSMKQESKEKVVLPQITMKTWNSLTSDPATWPHKLPGAKPWPKDENGKSYNPNADLVKKLGLDKQNSGAWSKEEAEKSNGERKQKDEKQSRLFSSKEFSKEEKLPQTEASRYKSNDDRSNFSDYRTRSGESMKSWTMLSNSKNSKDWMKTENMQGDDSGAWRRKYEEKNSWTDEAALPKIQSVGAWVMAADQSTWKPYQIKAMEPSDENTSRRWSKPLGRANSEAKWTSKGSWPEKANDSWMDKSSITLWPDKTNVPEIWSEKSNKPGSWFAKTKDNAWASKGSNSDSWKVKGGEWLAKPESTSWISKMGDKNSWATRSGSWSTKSNESWTSKTNDNGSKFNEDSWPVKVKEEDSGDAWPKKSNEQNGWNGKGNELSPWQQKINDEWNYGKTSSTGTWPTKWKQFAYHRVTAMPISKPGTTADATSSKSKNAFVAVSAVSSPKYTGNEWRKNEEDPRNENGHADEAERTANQLQVGLERPIYAWKKDPGLRGGSTKSNSSDPLENQLEALRQIDFWPYKENEAEKRLASTSATTEITSQTPTNTSTTTTMHRRGGLITMNGLMETNRRTISMK, translated from the exons ATACCGGGAACAATCCACAGAAGAAGACATCGTTGCAAACCGCAGAA GCTGCAAGCAGCCCTGAAAGAAGAAATGCGAGCGTGTCGAGCGTCACCCTGGAGGATGCGATTGGCCCTGACTCGCGAGGCGAGCGTGAGCGGGTGGAACGCACCGAGACCGAGCAGGTGGAGGAGGATTACGAGGGCGAGGACGAGTACGAGGACGAACTCAAGGCTGTAGCCGAGTCGCACGAGGCGATGTCGAGGGACGACACTAGGAATTCGAACGCGTCCACGGCAGCGTCCACTGGGTTGGTCGACGGGACGTCCTCCGGTTCCAAGAACTTTGACTCGCGGGAGGTGATCACCGTCAACAGTTCCGACGAGGATGTCGCATCGAACGAGGCAATCACCGACGAAATTATCGACAAGTATGACCAAGAG GTGGCCGAGCTGCTAAAGTACAAAAAGGAACGGAACTCTAACCACAGCGAGGGTAACCGCATGAAAACAAAGCGTGTTCCGACCGTAAAAAAGGAACTCAGCACGCAGAAAGAAATCCTGATCGGAAGTAACGAGACGCAGGTGCCGAAGAGTCTAGTGCCACCAGATGATCCAGTGAATCGTTTGAGCGAGGAAACAGATACGATTCAACGAAGAAACGTCGAATCTAACGAG CCGGTGGAGTGGGAGGATCTAGGACATTCGGAGAGATCGAATGGAAAAAGTGAAATCGTGGAACACAATCAATACTCGGGATCGAAAGTAAACAGGCCAAAGAAGTTGGACAAGAGGCAAGAAACAGTTTTGAAGGATCTAAAATCCTATTTGTTGACGGAATACGCGAACGAAGAGGAGCAACGCCAGAAACTTCGGGAACTGGGG GCTCGAGAAGACACGCTGGTGGAGAACTTGTTGGAACTTTTGGTGAAGATAGCTGAGAATCCAAGCCGATGGGAGCGGGTGCAGAAACTGCTTG CAAACACCGAGAACGAGCTGAAACTGTCTAGGAAGGAGTTGGATCCAGCAGCGAAACGCAGCTACGAGTCCACTTCTACTCTATTTCCAACCACTTCCGAATCTTCAAACGATTCGAGGAAGTCGCGgaagaaattgaagaagaagaagaaaccgaAGCATCGTTTCTCCACGACCACCTTAACATCTGTACCAGCAACGCCTCCGTTGTTGACCACCACAGAAACGCCCTGGCAAACGACTCCGGTTCACTGGCGTCTGGTAGCAGAGAGACTCTTTGGTCCACCCTGGCAACAAGATCTGCAGGGTGAAACCGAAAAAACCACAAGTCCGCGTTACTCTGTTCCACAGAGTTCCAGAAGCTTGCCTTCTATCAGAGAGTTGATCGAACAGAACAAGTCGAAAAGCAACACCAAGTCTTTCCCTTTCGATAGAAATCCAATTCTAGCGAACGAGGTTGGTGAACTTGGCAATCAAAGACCGATGCGGTTTGGCAAGATTGGAACTCGTCAGCCTGGTCACGTTCAACCACATAGGGAGTTCACAAACGTGTACGACAGGCCTACAG ACTACGACATACCGGAAACGTACCACCGACTACGATACAATCAGCTGTCACCGGCGTCGCGAGAGTTTCTAGGAAGACGCGAGGAGGGCTACCAAGGCGACTTCAATGTACAGTCTGATGGATTTTCTACCGATCAGGAGTACGAGCCGAGATCTCGAGATTTCGCTTTGAGCAAAAGTTGGCCGGATCTGTCGTACGGGTACAATCCACCATGGAGACCCGAGGAACGTCCTCTATTACCCATTTCGTCTGAGAAATGGTCTTGGAGGCAACCTTCGAACAACGCCAAGTATTGGTCGCAACGTGACAGCTTTTTACCAGTTGAACAGAATTATTGGCCCATTTTAGACAACGAAGAAGGCGTTGAACAGGAAGCTCAAGCCGAGAAAATGTGGCAACAGCAACGTGCTCAACATTCATGGAACAGAGACAGATCTAATTGGCCAGTGGAAAAACCTATGAAAGTTGCGCCTTCGTGGCAACAAGGAGAAAGGCCCATGAAACTATACGATCGAGATCAGGCAAACAGCGTGTGGGAGAAAGGTAAAAATCGCTCTGAACCTAATAAATCGTCTATGAAACAGGAGAGCAAGGAAAAAGTCGTGTTACCACAAATAACTATGAAAACCTGGAACAGCCTGACGTCTGATCCAGCTACATGGCCTCATAAGCTTCCTGGCGCTAAGCCGTGGCCGAAAGACGAGAATGGAAAGTCGTACAACCCGAACGCCGATTTGGTAAAGAAATTGGGCTTAGACAAGCAGAATAGCGGTGCTTGGTCGAAGGAAGAAGCCGAAAAGTCAAACGGAGAAAGAAAACAGAAGGACGAGAAACAGAGCAGGTTGTTCTCGTCGAAGGAGTTCTCGAAGGAAGAGAAGCTGCCTCAGACGGAAGCTTCCAGGTACAAATCGAACGACGATAGGAGCAATTTCAGCGACTATAGGACAAGATCCGGCGAGTCGATGAAATCATGGACGATGCtgtcgaattcgaaaaattctaaGGATTGGATGAAGACCGAGAATATGCAAGGAGATGATTCTGGCGCTTGGAGAAGGAAATACGAAGAGAAGAACTCGTGGACGGATGAAGCTGCTTTGCCCAAGATCCAATCGGTGGGTGCCTGGGTAATGGCGGCCGACCAATCTACTTGGAAGCCGTACCAGATCAAAGCGATGGAACCTTCCGATGAGAATACTTCTCGAAGGTGGAGCAAACCTCTCGGGAGAGCGAACAGCGAAGCCAAGTGGACGAGCAAGGGATCTTGGCCTGAAAAAGCCAACGACTCGTGGATGGACAAATCCAGTATAACTCTCTGGCCCGACAAGACGAACGTGCCCGAAATTTGGTCCGAGAAATCGAACAAACCAGGCTCGTGGTTCGCGAAAACGAAAGACAACGCTTGGGCGTCCAAGGGCAGCAACTCCGACTCCTGGAAGGTGAAAGGAGGAGAGTGGTTAGCCAAGCCAGAATCTACCTCTTGGATATCTAAAATGGGGGACAAGAATTCGTGGGCGACGAGAAGTGGCTCGTGGTCGACGAAGTCCAACGAATCTTGGACGTCCAAGACGAACGACAACGGGTCCAAGTTCAACGAAGATTCGTGGCCTGTGAAAGTCAAAGAGGAAGATTCTGGGGATGCTTGGCCAAAAAAATCCAACGAGCAGAATGGTTGGAACGGGAAGGGCAACGAACTCTCTCCGTGGCAGCAGAAAATCAACGATGAGTGGAATTACGGCAAGACGAGTTCGACAGGCACGTGGCCCACGAAATGGAAGCAATTCGCCTATCACAGGGTAACCGCCATGCCGATCTCCAAACCAGGTACCACGGCCGACGCAACCTCGTCGAAGTCAAAAAACGCGTTCGTCGCGGTGTCCGCGGTTTCTTCGCCCAAGTACACCGGAAACGAATggagaaagaacgaagaagacCCAAGGAACGAAAACGGTCACGCGGACGAGGCGGAACGAACGGCTAATCAACTCCAAGTGGGCCTGGAGCGACCTATTTATGCGTGGAAGAAGGATCCTGGGCTACGAGGCGGTTCGACGAAAAGCAATAGTAGCGACCCGCTGGAGAACCAGCTGGAAGCACTCAGGCAAATTGACTTCTGGCCCTACAAAGAGAACGAGGCCGAG AAGAGACTAGCATCAACGAGTGCAACCACGGAGATAACGTCCCAGACTCCAACCAACACCTCCACGACGACCACGATGCACCGCCGAGGTGGCCTGATCACAATGAACGGCCTGATGGAAACAAATCGACGGACCATCTCGATGAAATAG